In the Nicotiana tabacum cultivar K326 chromosome 16, ASM71507v2, whole genome shotgun sequence genome, one interval contains:
- the LOC107791064 gene encoding outer envelope pore protein 24A, chloroplastic yields MMKASFKARYETDKAAAATTVAFNAGDFKLRASMTDATVVNGPSLNGLALAVEKPGSFIIDYNVPKKDIRFQFMNSIRVMEKPLNLNYIHFHGDKRTILDGTLVFDSANKVSANHVMGSGSCKLKYTYVHGGLATFEPSYDTAKNAWDFAVSRKVYGDDVFRATYQTTSRNLGLEWSRSSKLNGSFKICASLCLLEERKMPKLSAETSWDFEM; encoded by the exons ATGATGAAGGCATCATTCAAAGCTCGATATGAAACGGACAAAGCCGCCGCCGCTACTACTGTCGCCTTCAACGCCGGCGACTTTAAGCTCCGAGCGTCCATGACCGATGCTACTGTTGTCAACGGTCCTAGTTTAAACGGCTTAGCTCTTGCCGTTGAGAAACCTGGCTCATTCATCATCGACTACAACGTCCCCAAAAAG GACATTCGGTTTCAATTTATGAACTCAATCAGGGTTATGGAGAAGCCATTGAATTTGAATTACATTCATTTTCATGGAGACAAACGAACAATATTGGATGGAACTTTGGTGTTTGATTCGGCCAATAAGGTGTCGGCTAATCACGTGATGGGGTCGGGAAGTTGTAAATTGAAGTACACTTATGTGCATGGAGGACTTGCTACTTTTGAGCCGAGCTATGATACAGCAAAGAACGCATGGGATTTTGCGGTTTCACGTAAAGTTTATGGGGACGATGTGTTTAGGGCTACTTATCAGACGACGAGCAGGAATTTGGGGCTCGAATGGTCCCGGAGTTCAAAGTTAAATGGATCTTTTAAG ATTTGTGCATCTCTCTGTTTGCTTGAAGAACGCAAAATGCCGAAGTTAAGTGCTGAGACTTCGTGGGACTTCGAGATGTGA